The genomic window CATTTCAGGTTTAACCTCATTGATCTTGTCAAAATAATAACTTGGTCCATCATTACCACTAAAGAGTACCCCTTTATTGTAAAGTTCAATAATGTTTTTGCTTGCCTGCTCCATTTTATCAACATCTTTAGTATAAACACCTAAGGATACATACGCATTATACTTATAAAGAGCATTACGATGATTTGAAATATTAAAATCCATACCTCTCATAGTTATATCATCTTCATGAAACCCATAGCTAACAAAAAAATTCTTTATCGTCAAAAAATTTGCATTATTTAACTTATTAATCTCATCTACAGTATTCCCACCCAACTCATACTGCAAATTCCAACTTGCAGAAGTTGAGAGCACCTCTTTTTCACTCAAGCCCTTAACAGTAACATAATTTCCATTTTTAATTCCAATATTCTTTATGCCACTAGATATGATAACTGATGCTACCACAAAAACTAAAGACGATAATAAAATTAATAACCTTTTTACCAAAATAAATCCTTACCTCCCGGTTTTTATAAATTTTTTTTAAAAAATTATAATATTGTCAAATTAAACAATTTATTTTAGCATATTATGCTATGTTAATAAACCGAAAAATATCGGTAGCACCAATGGTAGCAATTACCGATGAACACTTTAGATATATGATAAGATTATTATCAAAAAAAGTCACTTTATACACTCCAATGATTTCTGCAAAATCAATTATCATGGGCAATTTAAATAAAGTTGTAAAACAAACTCCCACTGATTCTCCAATTGCAATTCAAATAGCAACAAGCTGTGAGAATGATGCTGCAAAAGCTATAGAAATTCTTGAAAATAAATTTAATTTTGATGAATATAATCTTAACGTTGGCTGCCCATCATCTAAGGTCCAAAACGCAAACTATGGGGCCTGTCTAATGCAAACCCCAACCCAAGTAGGCAAAATCTTGAAAGCCATGAAAAAAAATACAAATAAACCTGTCTCAATCAAACACAGAATAGGTATAAGAAATAATAAAAGAGAATATCATGAAGAAAACTACACAGAACTGCAACAATTCGTAGAAAAAATTATGGAATATGAAATAAAAAATTTTACTGTTCATGCACGAATAGCCATATTAAATGGATACTCTCCTAAAGATAATCAAAATATCCCAAAACTTAGACATGACTTTGTATATCGATTGAAACAAGAACATAAAAATATATTTATTGAAGTAAATGGAGGAATTAAGAGTAGCGATCACATAAAAACACATCTATCTTATGTAGATTCCGTCATGATTGGAAGAGCTGTAGCAAAGGATCCATATTTAATTGCAAAAATTTCAAGAGAATTCCTAGAAGAAAAGGAAAAAATTCCAACAAGAGAAGAAATATTATTAAAAATGGTAGAATATATCAAAGAGTACGATGAATGCCTTTCAATTAGCACTATACTAAAACACATAATGAGCATAGTATTTGCCAAAGAAAATGCTTGTAAATTTAGACAAACTTTAAGTGCACCTTTTCCTAAAAATCTTAAAAATCACGAAATACTCTTAAGTGCAATTGAACACTTAAGAGAAGATACTTTAAAATCTAATTCTTAGGGGATATATAATCAAAACCTGTATATTTAACCAAATTCTTAGGTATTCTAACTCCGCCTCTTTCATCCTGAAAGTTCTCAAGTATAGCAATAATAGTTCTTGTTGAAGCTATTGCTGTTCCATTTATCATATGTACAAATTTACTCTGGCCATCATCCTTATATCTAATCTTAAGGCGCCTTGACTGATAATCTGTACAATTTGAGGTTGAAGTAACCTCCCCATACTCGCCATTATCTCCCCTACCCGGCATCCAAGCTTCAATATCATATTTCTTATAAGCTGGTGCTCCAAGATCAAAAGAGCACACATTTAAAACTCTATATGGAATCTCAAGTTCGGTAAAAATCTCTTCCTCTAATGCTAAAAACTCATTGTGAATACGATCAGAGTCTTCACTTTTGCAAAGACAAAACATTTCAACCTTACTAAACTGATGCACTCTATAAAGTCCCTTAGAAAATTGCCCAGCTGCTCCAGCCTCTTTGCGGAAGCAATGAGAAAGTCCTGCCATTCTTAGCGGGGACTTAAGATCCAATATAGTATTATAATAATATCCGCCAAGAGTAATCTCAGCTGTACCAACAAGATATTTATCTGTATCTTCAATTTTATAAATATTACTCTCAGTGCCACGGGGATTAAATCCAATCCCATCAACTATAAATTCCCTTGCAACATCAGGTGTGATAAATAAATCAAAACCCTTGAGTTTAAGTTTATTTAAAGCAAAATTAATCAATGCAAGCTCTAAGAAAACGGCTTCATTTTTAAGATAATAAAACTTATTACCGCTAACCTCACCTGCCCTTTCAAAATCAAAAAGATCCAAATCAATTCCAATGGCTAAGTGATCCTTTGGTTTAAAATCAAATTTTGGAATATTTCCTGATAACTTTAACACAACATTCCCATCTTCACCCTCACCAACAGGAACATCAGGAGCAGCAATATTTGGAATTTGCTTATGCTCAATTAAAAGTCTAGATGCTATATAATTCAATTTCTCTTCCAAAACTGCTATTTCGGACTTTAAAGCCTTGCCAGTCTCTATTAAATAATTCCTACGAGAATCATCCATTTTTTCTTTCATAGCATTAGCGTTTTCATTCCTTGCCGCATTCAACTCGCCTATCTTAGTAACAAGTTTTCTGCGCTCATCATCAAAAGAAATTAACAGATCAAGATTTAACTTTAACCCTCTATCTTTAATATTTTTCTGAATAAGCTCTAAATTATCTCTTATAAACTTCAAATCAAGCATCACAGAACTCCCAAAAATCGATTTAACTAAAAATAAATTAAAGTCAAACAAAATGAAAAATAAATTATATTAATTAGTATAAGAAATATTATATAATATTTGATACTAATAATAGTATAAACTTAATATACGGAGAAAAATTGTCTTTATGGTAAAATCATCAACGGCTCAAAAAATATTTATTTTAATATCATTACTGGTAATCTTTATAGGATGTACAAAAAAAACAAAAAAGATAAGCTTTAATGACATTGACACACTATATAACGAAAAAGATGAAATAATAATTCAATCAATTTTAGCAGAAGAAGAAAACGAATTCTTCAAATACAAAATTAGAATACCTAAAGTAACAGATGGTAGAACAGAAAACAATAGCATAAAAACATTCAATGATGAAATTGAAAGTTATGCAAATGAAATAGTCACAAACCTAGAAAGTGCAACTCAAAACACTAAACAAGATTCTAAAAAACCAACTTTAAACATAGACTATGAAATCTACCATGGATATGATATTTATACAATCATAGTAAGTGCCACTCAAGTAATCAATGATACATCTATCACAAACCATAGAAGCTATTATATTAGCAATCATGGGGATTATATTTACAACATAGACGAAATCATTAACACAGAAGAAGCATTTCCATACTTTACTCAAAGAATCAAAGAACAAATTGAAAAAACATATCCAAATAAATTATTATTTGATTTGCAGCAAGCAGTGATTTATTTCGAAAATAAAAAAATCATAATAAAATTCCCACTTTATGTATTTAATTTAGACGATACAAAGAATACCGAAAACATGTTTGAATTTAATGAAGAGGAAGTAAAAAAATACATAAAACAAGGATAAAATAAAGCATAAATGAAGAAAAAAAAATTTTTCAGTTTAATTTCAAAAACTTACTTAGAAGAATATGATGCTGAAGGATGCTATTTTCAACATGAGAGCGGATTAGAAATATTTGAATTAAAAAGCAGCTCATTTAAAGAAAATGCCTTTGGAATAGCATTCAAGACTATTCCCCTAAATAATACTGGAGTCGCTCATATTTTAGAGCACACGATTTTTTGCGGTTCAAACAAATACAGAATAAAAGATCCTTTTCTTTATTTGATGAAAGGAAGCCTAAACACCTTTTTAAATGCAATGACATTTCCAGATAAAACTCTCTATCCAGCAGCATCTACAATCCAAAAAGATTATTTTAACTTATTCAAAATATATGCCGATGCTGTTTTTAATCCATTGCTTAAAAAAGAAGCTTTCATGCAGGAAGGTTATAATATAAACCCAAATAACTTTAAACTATCTGGCATTGTTCTAAATGAAATGAAGGGTAATTATTCCAACAAAAATTCTTTAATTAATGAAATTGCCACCAATTCTCTCTTTTGTGAGGGCACTTATAAGTACGACTCCGGGGGCAATCCTATCAATATCATTGACCTTACATACGAAGAATTTATTGAATTTTATAACAAACACTATACACTAGAAAACTGTAAAATATTTTTATTTGGCAATATTGAAACTAATAAAAATCTCAATTTTATTGAAAAATATATAATTAGACCTTACACAAAGGAAAAATTAAATATTAATTATAACATAGATAAAACTGCAAGATGGAAGCAGGGTAAGACATTAAGTTTTGATATCCCAAAAGAAACTGAAAATACACTCGGAGTATACGTAATAAATTGGTTATGTACTGATATTGAAAATATTAAAGAAAATATCGGACTCGAAATTTTATCAGAAATTCTCCTAGACAGCTCATGTCAATTCACTATAAACATGCTAAAGAGTGAAATTGGTGATGTAATAGCTGATGTTAGTGGTATCAACACTGACATAAAAGAATGCGTATTTTCATTCGGATTGCAAAACGTACTTCCAGGAAAAATAGAAAAATTTAAAAATATGGTTTTTAATGAACTTAAAAATCTTGTTAAAGTAAAAATTCCAAAAGAACTCATACAAGGTATTCTCTTTGGTTATGAATTTGCATTAAGAGAAGAAAAAGGACAAGGTTGGCCTATTTCCTTAATGATCAAAAGTTTTAAAGGTTGGATACATGGCATGCATCCAACTGAAACTTTAAAAATTAATTATCATCTGGATGAGATTAAAAATAAACTAGAAAGAGGGGAACCTTACTTTGAAAATCTAATAGAAAAATATCTACTCAATAATAATCATTATACCCTAATCCATTTCAATCCATCAGATAAAATCCTTAAGGAGATGGAAGAAAAAATAGAAAAAAAATTAATGGATAGAGAAATTGATATTAAGAAAAATCCAAAAAAACTTGCCGAATTTACTAAAGATTATAATCAATTTAAAGACTATCAAAAAAAGAGCGATCTCAAATCCGGCATTGCTAAACTTCCCATGCTAAAAATAGAGGATTTGCCAAAAGAAGTTGAAAAAAGTTTAAATCTTAATGAAACTCCTGAACTTAAAGCACATACATTCGAACTTAAGAAAAATAATAACATCTTCAGTGTGCATTTATTTTTTAAATTAGATTTGTTGCAAAAAGAAGATTTTATGCATCTCTCTTTGTTAAAAAGAGCGATTCAAGATCTCTCTAGCCAAAATTACTCCTATGTAGACTTAAATAATAAAATCCAAAATATTTTGGGGCAACTAAACATATATGAAAGTTATGAAGAAGATATTCAAGGAAACATGATAAATTTGTTTAACATAACTTTTAAATCATTTAACAATAAAATTCAAGAATCATTTATATTAATTAAAGAAATTTTAACCAACATAAATTTTCATGATTACGACAGATTAAAAGAGGTAGTCTTAAGTCTAAAAAATGATTTCAAATCAATATTAATTCCCAAAGGACATATCTTCGCAACAACAAGATCAGAATCAAAATTAAGTCAAAGCAAATATCTACGGGAACTTCAATTTGGCATTACAGGAAGAGAATACTGGCAGAAAATCAAAATAGACATAGAATCTTTAAAAGAACTTGCATGTAATTTAGAAAATCTAAAAAACAAAATAATTTTTAAAGATAATCTCTCATCACTGCTCATAGGTAATACCAACGATGTCATTAAAAGATTAGAAAGCGAATTATTTACATTAAGAGAAAGTTTAAGTGAAAAGACTGACATAAATAACCCGCTTACAATACAACCATCAAGTAATACCTTAAAAGAAATAATCATTATCCCATCAAAAATATCTTTTAACTCAATGAGCTTTGTAAGCTATGCAATAACAGATGAAAATTATCCAAAAATAAATTTCCTAACACATATATTAAAAAGTGGAATCTTGTGGGAAAAAATAAGAGTCTTGGGTGGAGCATATGGCGCATTTGCATCCATTACAAACGGAATATTTTCTTTTACATCATATAGAGATCCGAACTTTGTAAAGACATATCAAGCTTTTGAAGCATCATTAGAAGAATTGGCTAATAATGAAATCAAAAATGAAGAGCTTTATACATACTTAGTAGGAGTCATTGGTCTTAGTACAAATGTGAAAACCAAATCCATAGAAATATTAGAAAGTTATAAGAGAAAAATGCTAAACATTAGTGATCAGCTAAGACAAGACATAAGAAATGCTTACTTTAAAATAACAAGCACAGATATTAAAAATATATCCGAACAAGTATTACACCAATTAAAACAAAAGAGTAGCCTCACATCTCTTGTAAGCAATGCAACTTACGAAGATGAGAAAGAAAAATTAGAAGCATTAATTGGAAAAAAATACAGACTAAAAAAAATATATTAACAATATAAGAAAACAAAGCATAAAAAAACTATTTAAGTTTTTTATACTTTTTGTTAAATTTATCAATTCTACCTGCTGCATCCACAAATTTTTGTTGGCCTGTATAGAAGGGATGTGATTTACTTGTAATCTCAACAGTGATTAATGGATACTCTTTATTATCACTATACTTAATTGTCTCTCTTGAAGTTAAAGTAGATCTAGTTAAAAACATCGTGCCATTAGCACCATCTTTAAATACCACTAAATTACTAACAGGATGTATATCTTTTTTCATAAAGCCTCTCTTAATTTAATCAAAGTTTAGTCTAAATTTTACACAAAGTCAATTTCACTAATCCCCATTACTCATGGTCTTTAGGAAGATTTCATTGTTTTTACTCTTTTTCATCTTTTCAACCAAAGCTTCAACGCCCTCATAATCATCAACACTGCTTAAAATTTTCCTAATAAGCAAAATTTTAGAACGTTCCTCTTCACTCAAGAGTAATTCTTCTTTTCTTGTTCCTGATTTTTTAATATTAATAGCAGGGAAAAGTCTTCTATCTGCCAAACTTCTATCAAGAATTAACTCCATGTTACCAGTACTCTTAAATTCCTCAAATATAACTTCATCCATCTTGCTCCCAGTATCAACTAAAGCTGTAGCTATAATAGTAAGACTTCCGCCTTCCTCGATATTTCTAGCAGAACCAAAAAATCTTTTTGGTTTATGTAAAGCATTAGAATCAACTCCTCCTGAGAGTATCTTGCCAGAAGTTGGCATAGTCTGATTATAAGCTCTTGCAAGTCTTGTAATAGAATCTAAAAGAATAACGACATCTTTTTTATTCTCAACAAGTCTTTTTGCCTTTTCAATAACCATCTCTGCAACCTGAACGTGTCTACTAGCTTGCTCATCAAAATTTGATGCAATTACTTCACCCTTAACACCCCGAATCATATCAGTAACCTCTTCAGGTCTCTCATCAATGAGCAAAATCATTAAAACGATGTCTGGATAATTAGTAGTAATTGCATTGGCTATCTTTTGAAGTAAAGTAGTCTTCCCGGCTTTTGGAGGTGATACTATTAATGCTCTTTGTCCTTTTCCAATAGGCGAGAAAAGATTAATAAGCCTCGTAGAAATATTACAATTTTCATATTCAAGATTCAACTTTGAACTAGGATATAAAGGTGTTAAATTATCAAAAGGTATTCTATTTTGTGCAAATGTAGGATCCTGGTCATTAATACTTTTAATCTTAATCATTGCAAAAAATCTCTCGCCATCTCTTGGAGACCTAATCTGCCCATATAAAATATCTCCTGTCCTTAAATTAAAAAGTCTAATCTGAGACGGCGAAACATAAACATCATTACCTCCTGAAAGATAAGAATTAGATGCTGTACGTAAAAAGCCATATCCATCACTTAAAACATCAAGAACACCAGTAAATAAAACATTAATATTATGCTCAGTTAATATCTTAACAAGCAAAAATATTAATTCTGTCTTCTTCATTGTTACCGCAATAGTGTGATTAGTGCCAAGCCCCTCAACAACTTTTCTGATCTCGGTAATTGGTTTATCATAAAGACTATCAATAACTATAAAGTCCTTACCACCTAAAAAATTAATAATGTTGCTCTGCTCAAGAGTCTTAATGCTGCTCTCTAAATCTGGATCAGATATATCATAATCAAAATCTGATGAGGCTCCATTAGATTCCCTTGATCTATCAATATCAGGGTTTTTAAATCCACTAGAAACAGATTCTTTTTTAGTTACAACTTTAACTATTTTTTTCTTAGCATTATCATCAATTTTTAATTCCTTAGAAGAATTTAAACGCTTCATTTCATCCTCTAAATCAAATTCCTCATATTTTTTATCCATAATCTCCTCTATGAGATAAATTTTTAAGAAGGGCATTTTATTAAAAACAATATTTAACCATTAAATAATAAATAAACATATACACTAATTCATTGAAAAGTATCTTTTAGTTGTGAAACTGTAAAAGAAAATAAATCTATGCTTTCATTAGATTTAATCATTTCACACTTACCATCAAAGACTATATTATCATTAATAAATATCTTTTTTGTCTTAACATCGCCATATATCTTACAACCACTATTTAAATAAACCTTATTGCTAGCATTAACATTTCCCTTTAAAATCCCCTCAATTACTAAAGTATCACAAATTACCACATCTGTAATAACTTTACTATTTTTACCTATAAAAAGTATTCCACTTTTTGAAAAAATATCACCCTCAAAAGAAGAATCAAGATATAAAGCACCCTCAAACCTTAACTTTCCTCTGAAAATTAAGCTTGCATCCAACTTACAATCCCATTTGTAAGAATCTTTAACATTAACAGGCATTAACTATCCCTTAATGCTCCATACTCGTTCTTTTAAATCTTTTCCTGGACGAAAATAAGCAACATGATGATCATCAACGTTAACATACTCGCCTGTTTGAGGATTACGAGCATTTTGGCGACCTTTTCTTTTCCTAAGTTCAAATGTGCCAAAAGATCTAAACTCTATAATATTATTAAGACAAAGACTATTCTTAAGTTCTTCAAAAAAAGCATCAACTACAAGTCTTATATATTTTTTCTCTAATCTTTCATTACTATTTTTAATATTTAAAGATATTTGGTCAACAATATCTGATTTAGTAACTTTGGGTCTTCTTGAAAAAGACATAAACTAGTTCCTTATCGTAATAACAAAATACTCAAATTTGATTTTTTACGCGCAGCTTTATTCCTATGAATTATTCTTTTCCTAGCAGCGGTATCTAACTTTTTTGAAACAAATTTAAAAAATTCCAAAGCTTCCTCTTTCTTCCCTTCTCTTATAAGACTCATACAACGCTTTTCTATTGTTTTTAATTCACTCTTAACGCTTACATTTCTCAGATTTCGCTTCAAATTTTGTCGAGCCCGCTTTAATGCTGATGGATTATTGCCCAAATTAAACTCCTTAATGCAGCAAACATGATAAGTAAATATACCAACTAATTACAATATAGTCAATCATACATCAAGCACACTTATTATAATATTTATCAATATAAGAAAACACTTTTTGCATCGAATAAGACATTCCCTCATTATTAATATATACCTTTTTAAGAGCCTCTTCATGTTTATAAAAAAAAGACAAATAATCATCCCTACCAAGCTCAGAATAATGAACAAATACATTATCAAAGAATTTATAAAAGTATTCTTTATGCGAAAAGATTTTTCTCTCATAAACAGAATCCTTTCTAAATTCATAAAAAATAACTAAATCTTTAATCACTAAAATATCATCTATTAAAACCTTAACACCTATAAGTAAAATAAGCAAAAATATTACTATACTACTAAATGAAATATAAAAAACAAAAATACTAATCAAGACTCGAAATAAAAACATCAACAAATAAACACCTGAAATATAATACCTTATTGGAAACTCCTGGGTCTTTGCAATAAATAAATCACTCCTAATGCTTTTAAGTTTCCTAAAGAAATCACTTAAATATTTTTTTCTTAAATAACAAATTTTTATTTTAACTCCACTATTTAAACTTAAAATTAACATACTATCTAACAATCTCTTTTCAATCCATACGATATCATTGAAATCAAAATTAATCCCGGAATAAAATTTTTTATAAAAAATTTTATTCTCTTTGCAATCAATCTCATAAAAATATCTTAAACAAGAAACCATTACAAAAAGACTTACCAACATTAAAAAAAGAATAAAAGTCCCAAAGATATTTCTATATAACAACACATACAATATAGAAAAGCTTATATTAAGAAAAAAAATAAAAATTAATCTGATTTTATAAAAAAATAACCCATTCATATTAATGTTGTATTTAAACATTAAATTTAAAGAAAATTATATCACCATCTCTTACCAAGTAATCTCTCCCCTCAAGCCTAAGGCGCCCTTTCTCCTTTACGCCCTGAACGCCCTGAAATTCAACCAAGTCATCAAATGAATACACTTCCGCCTTAATAAAACCTCTCTGAAAATCACTGTGAATAATACCTGCGGCTTCTGGGGCTTTCATTCCATCAATAAAAGTCCAAGCTCTAACTTCCTGCTCTCCCGCTGTAAAATAGGTTCTCAAGCCCAAAGCATAATAAGTTGTTCGTATTAAATTACTAAGACCGCTATCCTTTATTCCCATAGACTCAAGCAACTCTTTTCGATCATTCAAGTCCTTAATCTCAGCAAGTTCTGCTTCAAGCTTAGCACACAAAATTAAATAATTATTACCCTCACTTAAAGCTATATCCCTTACAGTATCTGTATATTTATTACCACAAAGAGAACTCTCATCAACATTACAAACATATATAACCTTTTTAATAGTCAAAAGATTTAAAGATTTGATAAAATTATGCCCAAATTCATCGAACTCAAATTCAATTGCCGGCCTAACATTCATCAAATGCTTCTCAAGTCTCTTAAGCATTGAAACAATTATTTTTGCATTCTCACTAACCTTTTTATCAACGCTCTTTACATTTTTTTCATTCTTTAAAATGCTTTTTTGTACAGTATCAAGATCTGCAAGACATAACTCTGTATTAATTGTGCTTATATCTCTTTGCGGATTTACATCTCCATCAACATGGATAACTTCTCTATCTTCAAAACATCTAATAACATGCACAATAATAGAAACCTCACGAATATTGGCCAAAAATTTATTACCAAGTCCCTCTCCCCTAGAAGCTCCCTTCACAAGCCCTGCAATATCGACAAATTCCATTACAGCAGGAACAGTTTTTTTTGACATAACCAAACTAGCAATTTCTGAAAGCCTAAAATCAGGTATTTCTACTATACCTATATTTGGATCAATAGTACAAAAAGGATAATTAGCAATCTCTGATTTTGATGCTGTCAAGGACGAAAACAAAGTAGATTTACCAACATTAGGTAGCCCCACTATTCCCACATTAAGTGACATAAATAAAACTCCATAAATTAAAATCTAATTAACCAAATATGCAAATTCACCCCTACCTATCTGCTGATTAAAATTTACCTCAACAGACAGATTGTAATATCCATTAGGTTCT from Borrelia hermsii DAH includes these protein-coding regions:
- a CDS encoding SIMPL domain-containing protein; the protein is MLVKRLLILLSSLVFVVASVIISSGIKNIGIKNGNYVTVKGLSEKEVLSTSASWNLQYELGGNTVDEINKLNNANFLTIKNFFVSYGFHEDDITMRGMDFNISNHRNALYKYNAYVSLGVYTKDVDKMEQASKNIIELYNKGVLFSGNDGPSYYFDKINEVKPEMLADSVKNALWAALEFAQNSGAVLGKIKTANQGYFEFLPSDRSSARHERYSKKILRVVTTVSYYLD
- the dusA gene encoding tRNA dihydrouridine(20/20a) synthase DusA; amino-acid sequence: MLINRKISVAPMVAITDEHFRYMIRLLSKKVTLYTPMISAKSIIMGNLNKVVKQTPTDSPIAIQIATSCENDAAKAIEILENKFNFDEYNLNVGCPSSKVQNANYGACLMQTPTQVGKILKAMKKNTNKPVSIKHRIGIRNNKREYHEENYTELQQFVEKIMEYEIKNFTVHARIAILNGYSPKDNQNIPKLRHDFVYRLKQEHKNIFIEVNGGIKSSDHIKTHLSYVDSVMIGRAVAKDPYLIAKISREFLEEKEKIPTREEILLKMVEYIKEYDECLSISTILKHIMSIVFAKENACKFRQTLSAPFPKNLKNHEILLSAIEHLREDTLKSNS
- the serS gene encoding serine--tRNA ligase, producing the protein MLDLKFIRDNLELIQKNIKDRGLKLNLDLLISFDDERRKLVTKIGELNAARNENANAMKEKMDDSRRNYLIETGKALKSEIAVLEEKLNYIASRLLIEHKQIPNIAAPDVPVGEGEDGNVVLKLSGNIPKFDFKPKDHLAIGIDLDLFDFERAGEVSGNKFYYLKNEAVFLELALINFALNKLKLKGFDLFITPDVAREFIVDGIGFNPRGTESNIYKIEDTDKYLVGTAEITLGGYYYNTILDLKSPLRMAGLSHCFRKEAGAAGQFSKGLYRVHQFSKVEMFCLCKSEDSDRIHNEFLALEEEIFTELEIPYRVLNVCSFDLGAPAYKKYDIEAWMPGRGDNGEYGEVTSTSNCTDYQSRRLKIRYKDDGQSKFVHMINGTAIASTRTIIAILENFQDERGGVRIPKNLVKYTGFDYISPKN
- a CDS encoding insulinase family protein yields the protein MKKKKFFSLISKTYLEEYDAEGCYFQHESGLEIFELKSSSFKENAFGIAFKTIPLNNTGVAHILEHTIFCGSNKYRIKDPFLYLMKGSLNTFLNAMTFPDKTLYPAASTIQKDYFNLFKIYADAVFNPLLKKEAFMQEGYNINPNNFKLSGIVLNEMKGNYSNKNSLINEIATNSLFCEGTYKYDSGGNPINIIDLTYEEFIEFYNKHYTLENCKIFLFGNIETNKNLNFIEKYIIRPYTKEKLNINYNIDKTARWKQGKTLSFDIPKETENTLGVYVINWLCTDIENIKENIGLEILSEILLDSSCQFTINMLKSEIGDVIADVSGINTDIKECVFSFGLQNVLPGKIEKFKNMVFNELKNLVKVKIPKELIQGILFGYEFALREEKGQGWPISLMIKSFKGWIHGMHPTETLKINYHLDEIKNKLERGEPYFENLIEKYLLNNNHYTLIHFNPSDKILKEMEEKIEKKLMDREIDIKKNPKKLAEFTKDYNQFKDYQKKSDLKSGIAKLPMLKIEDLPKEVEKSLNLNETPELKAHTFELKKNNNIFSVHLFFKLDLLQKEDFMHLSLLKRAIQDLSSQNYSYVDLNNKIQNILGQLNIYESYEEDIQGNMINLFNITFKSFNNKIQESFILIKEILTNINFHDYDRLKEVVLSLKNDFKSILIPKGHIFATTRSESKLSQSKYLRELQFGITGREYWQKIKIDIESLKELACNLENLKNKIIFKDNLSSLLIGNTNDVIKRLESELFTLRESLSEKTDINNPLTIQPSSNTLKEIIIIPSKISFNSMSFVSYAITDENYPKINFLTHILKSGILWEKIRVLGGAYGAFASITNGIFSFTSYRDPNFVKTYQAFEASLEELANNEIKNEELYTYLVGVIGLSTNVKTKSIEILESYKRKMLNISDQLRQDIRNAYFKITSTDIKNISEQVLHQLKQKSSLTSLVSNATYEDEKEKLEALIGKKYRLKKIY
- a CDS encoding type B 50S ribosomal protein L31 gives rise to the protein MKKDIHPVSNLVVFKDGANGTMFLTRSTLTSRETIKYSDNKEYPLITVEITSKSHPFYTGQQKFVDAAGRIDKFNKKYKKLK
- the rho gene encoding transcription termination factor Rho — its product is MDKKYEEFDLEDEMKRLNSSKELKIDDNAKKKIVKVVTKKESVSSGFKNPDIDRSRESNGASSDFDYDISDPDLESSIKTLEQSNIINFLGGKDFIVIDSLYDKPITEIRKVVEGLGTNHTIAVTMKKTELIFLLVKILTEHNINVLFTGVLDVLSDGYGFLRTASNSYLSGGNDVYVSPSQIRLFNLRTGDILYGQIRSPRDGERFFAMIKIKSINDQDPTFAQNRIPFDNLTPLYPSSKLNLEYENCNISTRLINLFSPIGKGQRALIVSPPKAGKTTLLQKIANAITTNYPDIVLMILLIDERPEEVTDMIRGVKGEVIASNFDEQASRHVQVAEMVIEKAKRLVENKKDVVILLDSITRLARAYNQTMPTSGKILSGGVDSNALHKPKRFFGSARNIEEGGSLTIIATALVDTGSKMDEVIFEEFKSTGNMELILDRSLADRRLFPAINIKKSGTRKEELLLSEEERSKILLIRKILSSVDDYEGVEALVEKMKKSKNNEIFLKTMSNGD
- a CDS encoding bactofilin family protein, whose amino-acid sequence is MPVNVKDSYKWDCKLDASLIFRGKLRFEGALYLDSSFEGDIFSKSGILFIGKNSKVITDVVICDTLVIEGILKGNVNASNKVYLNSGCKIYGDVKTKKIFINDNIVFDGKCEMIKSNESIDLFSFTVSQLKDTFQ
- a CDS encoding HU family DNA-binding protein, whose amino-acid sequence is MSFSRRPKVTKSDIVDQISLNIKNSNERLEKKYIRLVVDAFFEELKNSLCLNNIIEFRSFGTFELRKRKGRQNARNPQTGEYVNVDDHHVAYFRPGKDLKERVWSIKG
- the rpsT gene encoding 30S ribosomal protein S20 is translated as MGNNPSALKRARQNLKRNLRNVSVKSELKTIEKRCMSLIREGKKEEALEFFKFVSKKLDTAARKRIIHRNKAARKKSNLSILLLR
- the ychF gene encoding redox-regulated ATPase YchF, which gives rise to MSLNVGIVGLPNVGKSTLFSSLTASKSEIANYPFCTIDPNIGIVEIPDFRLSEIASLVMSKKTVPAVMEFVDIAGLVKGASRGEGLGNKFLANIREVSIIVHVIRCFEDREVIHVDGDVNPQRDISTINTELCLADLDTVQKSILKNEKNVKSVDKKVSENAKIIVSMLKRLEKHLMNVRPAIEFEFDEFGHNFIKSLNLLTIKKVIYVCNVDESSLCGNKYTDTVRDIALSEGNNYLILCAKLEAELAEIKDLNDRKELLESMGIKDSGLSNLIRTTYYALGLRTYFTAGEQEVRAWTFIDGMKAPEAAGIIHSDFQRGFIKAEVYSFDDLVEFQGVQGVKEKGRLRLEGRDYLVRDGDIIFFKFNV